The following are encoded in a window of bacterium genomic DNA:
- a CDS encoding formate--tetrahydrofolate ligase: MLSNIEIAQRATLNPIRNIMDQLGISDDDFDFYGKYTGKIRLETLDKFSGRPNGKLILVTAMTPTSHGEGKTLTTVGLGQALARIGKKGIIALREPSLGPVFGIKGGATGGGYSQVIPMELINLHFNGDIHAVTAAHNLLAAMLDNHLHKGNDLRIDVTNILWNRTMDMNDRALRHIVVGLGGRVNGIPRESGFVITAASEVMAILALAASRTDLKKRLGEIVVGYNLKGDMVRARELQAEKAMAVILNDAIMPNLVQTIEHTPALVHAGPFANIAHGTNSVIADRIALKLADYVVTECGFGADLGGEKFFDIVCRQSDLWPSAVVIVATCRAMKLHGGVPDKAEELSKENPAAFRQGLANLEVHVRNMRKFGVPVIVAINKFPFDTPAEINAILELCQRLETECATHEAFLKGGEGVIALAERVVAKADGYQNPKPRFLYDLNQPVTEKVRKIAMEIYGAEGVYFEKKAQKKIETFESHGYGGLPICMAKTQASLSDNPRALGVPRGWTLTVTDAQLSAGAGFLVMICGDMMLMPGLPQVPAAMNMDVDEHGTITGLF; the protein is encoded by the coding sequence ATGCTTTCAAACATTGAGATCGCACAGCGTGCCACGTTGAATCCCATTCGCAATATCATGGATCAACTCGGCATTTCCGACGATGATTTTGATTTCTATGGCAAGTACACCGGCAAGATTCGCCTCGAAACCCTCGACAAGTTTTCCGGCCGGCCCAATGGCAAGCTGATTCTGGTGACCGCGATGACGCCCACCAGTCACGGTGAGGGCAAAACCCTCACCACCGTTGGCTTGGGGCAGGCGCTCGCGCGCATCGGCAAGAAGGGCATCATTGCGCTGCGCGAGCCATCGCTGGGACCGGTGTTCGGCATCAAAGGCGGAGCCACCGGCGGCGGTTATTCGCAGGTGATTCCCATGGAGCTGATCAACCTGCATTTCAACGGCGACATTCATGCCGTCACCGCGGCGCACAATCTGCTGGCGGCGATGCTGGACAACCACTTGCACAAGGGCAATGACCTGCGCATCGATGTCACCAACATCCTGTGGAACCGCACGATGGACATGAACGATCGTGCGCTGCGGCACATCGTGGTGGGATTGGGCGGCCGCGTCAACGGCATTCCGCGTGAATCCGGCTTTGTCATCACCGCGGCCTCGGAGGTGATGGCGATTCTCGCGCTCGCCGCCTCGCGCACGGATTTGAAAAAGCGTTTGGGTGAGATCGTGGTGGGCTACAACCTCAAGGGCGACATGGTGCGCGCCCGCGAGCTGCAGGCGGAAAAGGCCATGGCCGTGATCCTCAATGATGCCATCATGCCCAATCTGGTGCAGACCATCGAGCATACCCCGGCGCTGGTGCACGCCGGGCCGTTTGCCAACATCGCGCACGGCACCAACAGCGTGATCGCCGACCGCATCGCGCTCAAACTGGCGGATTATGTGGTGACGGAATGCGGCTTTGGCGCGGACCTGGGCGGCGAGAAGTTTTTCGACATCGTTTGCCGGCAATCGGATTTGTGGCCTTCCGCCGTGGTCATTGTCGCCACCTGCCGCGCGATGAAATTGCACGGCGGCGTGCCCGACAAAGCGGAAGAATTGAGCAAGGAGAACCCCGCCGCGTTTCGGCAGGGTCTGGCCAATCTCGAAGTGCACGTGCGCAACATGCGCAAGTTCGGCGTGCCGGTTATCGTCGCGATCAACAAATTCCCCTTCGACACGCCGGCGGAAATCAACGCGATTCTCGAACTCTGCCAGCGCCTGGAAACCGAATGCGCGACCCACGAGGCCTTTCTCAAAGGCGGCGAAGGCGTGATCGCGCTGGCGGAACGGGTGGTGGCGAAGGCGGATGGCTATCAAAATCCCAAGCCGCGGTTTCTCTACGACCTCAACCAGCCGGTGACGGAAAAGGTGCGCAAGATCGCGATGGAGATTTACGGCGCGGAGGGCGTGTACTTCGAGAAGAAAGCGCAGAAGAAAATCGAAACGTTCGAGTCGCACGGCTATGGCGGATTGCCCATTTGCATGGCCAAGACTCAGGCCTCGCTCTCCGACAATCCGCGCGCGCTGGGCGTGCCGCGCGGCTGGACGCTGACGGTCACGGATGCCCAGCTTTCCGCCGGCGCCGGCTTTTTGGTGATGATCTGCGGCGACATGATGCTCATGCCCGGCCTGCCGCAGGTGCCCGCCGCGATGAACATGGACGTCGACGAGCACGGCACCATTACCGGATTGTTCTGA